The following proteins come from a genomic window of Streptomyces liliiviolaceus:
- a CDS encoding HAD family hydrolase: protein MTGTTQSTETTQSTGSTETTGASEASEASGAFPYKLVATDLDGTLLRSDDTVSERTREALAAATAAGAAHLVVTGRAVPWTRHILDDLGYEGLAVCGQGAQLYDAGAHRLLTSVTLDRQLAGLALAKIEAEVGPLALAASRDGLDGDVLVGPGYRVQGLLESVPFTDVAELWAAPLTKMYIQHPRLTDDELTSAARAAAGSLVNIVMAGEGIVEILPLGLSKATGLSLAARRLGVKAADTIAFGDMPNDIPMFAWSAHGVAMANAHTELKAVADEMTLSNDEDGIAVVLERLLG from the coding sequence GTGACCGGCACCACCCAGTCCACAGAGACCACCCAGTCCACAGGGTCCACAGAGACCACCGGGGCCTCCGAGGCATCGGAGGCGTCCGGGGCGTTCCCGTACAAGCTCGTCGCGACCGATCTCGACGGAACGTTGCTGCGCTCCGACGACACGGTCTCGGAGCGCACCCGTGAGGCACTCGCCGCGGCCACCGCGGCGGGTGCCGCGCACCTCGTCGTCACCGGCCGGGCGGTGCCCTGGACCCGGCACATCCTCGACGACCTCGGGTACGAGGGCCTCGCGGTGTGCGGCCAGGGCGCCCAGCTGTACGACGCCGGGGCGCACCGGCTGCTCACGTCGGTGACCCTCGACCGGCAGCTGGCGGGGCTCGCCCTCGCCAAGATCGAGGCGGAGGTCGGCCCGCTGGCCCTCGCCGCGAGCCGCGACGGACTCGACGGTGACGTGCTGGTCGGCCCCGGCTACCGCGTGCAGGGCCTGCTGGAGTCCGTCCCGTTCACCGACGTGGCCGAGCTGTGGGCCGCGCCCCTGACCAAGATGTACATCCAGCATCCCCGTCTCACCGACGACGAGCTGACGTCCGCGGCGCGGGCGGCGGCGGGCTCGCTGGTGAACATCGTGATGGCGGGCGAGGGCATCGTGGAGATCCTGCCCCTGGGCCTGTCCAAGGCCACGGGGCTCTCCCTGGCGGCCCGCCGCCTGGGCGTGAAGGCCGCCGACACGATCGCCTTCGGCGACATGCCGAACGACATACCGATGTTCGCGTGGTCGGCGCACGGCGTGGCGATGGCCAACGCCCACACCGAGCTCAAGGCCGTGGCCGACGAGATGACCCTGTCGAACGACGAGGACGGCATCGCGGTGGTGCTGGAGAGGCTGCTGGGCTAG
- the pheA gene encoding prephenate dehydratase: MPASYAYLGPEGTFTEVALRTLPETATRQLVPMVSVPAALDAVRAGEVEAAFVPIENSVEGGITTTIDQLAVGEPLMIYREVLLSITFALLVRPGTKLSDIKTVSAHPAAQPQVRNWMRDNLPDAIWESAASNADGARLVQEGRYDAAFAGEFAAARYGLEALETEIHDAENAQTRFVLVGRPARPAAPTGADKTSVVIWQRDDHPGALLELLQEFAVRGVNLMLLQSRPTGEGIGNYCFAIDAEGHIADRRVAEALMGLKRVCPKVRFLGSYPQADVDPADVRAPRAGTSDGEFAAASDWLARCQDGRF; this comes from the coding sequence ATGCCAGCCAGCTACGCGTATCTCGGCCCCGAGGGCACCTTCACCGAAGTCGCCCTGCGGACTCTTCCGGAGACGGCCACCCGGCAGCTCGTCCCGATGGTGTCCGTCCCCGCGGCGCTCGACGCCGTCCGGGCCGGGGAGGTCGAAGCGGCGTTCGTGCCGATCGAGAACTCGGTGGAGGGCGGCATCACCACGACGATCGACCAGCTGGCCGTCGGCGAGCCGCTGATGATCTACCGCGAGGTGCTCCTCTCGATCACCTTCGCGCTGCTGGTCCGGCCCGGCACGAAGCTGTCCGACATCAAGACGGTGAGCGCGCACCCGGCCGCCCAGCCGCAGGTGCGCAACTGGATGAGGGACAACCTCCCGGACGCCATCTGGGAGTCGGCGGCCTCCAACGCGGACGGCGCCCGTCTGGTGCAGGAGGGGCGTTACGACGCGGCCTTCGCGGGCGAGTTCGCGGCGGCGCGGTACGGCCTGGAGGCCCTGGAGACCGAGATCCACGACGCGGAGAACGCGCAGACCCGGTTCGTCCTGGTGGGCCGGCCCGCCCGGCCCGCGGCGCCGACCGGTGCCGACAAGACGTCCGTGGTGATCTGGCAGCGCGACGACCATCCCGGCGCCCTGCTCGAACTGCTCCAGGAGTTCGCGGTCCGCGGCGTCAACCTGATGCTGCTGCAGTCCCGGCCGACCGGTGAGGGCATCGGCAACTACTGCTTCGCCATCGACGCGGAGGGGCACATCGCGGACCGGCGGGTGGCCGAGGCGCTGATGGGGCTCAAGAGGGTCTGCCCGAAGGTGCGGTTCCTCGGGTCCTATCCGCAGGCCGACGTCGATCCGGCGGACGTCCGCGCACCGCGGGCCGGTACCTCGGACGGCGAGTTCGCGGCGGCCTCGGACTGGCTGGCGCGCTGCCAAGACGGCCGCTTCTAG
- the serS gene encoding serine--tRNA ligase: MIDLRLLREDPDRVRASQRARGEDVALVDSLLSADERRRSSGVRFDELRSEQKALGKLIPKASGDEKAELLQKAGRLASDVKTADAEQHEADEETKRLLQQLGNLVHPDVPVGGEEDFVVLETHGTIRDFGAEGFEPKDHLELGEALGAIDVERGAKVSGSRFYYLTGVGALLELALVNAAIAQATEAGFIPMLTPALVRPRAMEGTGFLGQAAENVYHLEKDDFYLVGTSEVPLAAYHMDEILDADKLPLRYAGFSPCFRREAGTYGKDTRGIFRVHQFDKVEMFSYVDPADAENEHQRLLDWEKQWLTGLGLPFQVIDVASGDLGSSASRKFDCEAWIPTQGKYRELTSASNCDGFQARRLSVRMRDGKKVQPLATLNGTLCAVPRTIVAILENHQLADGSVRVPEVLRPYLGGRELLEPISK, encoded by the coding sequence GTGATTGACCTTCGCCTGCTTCGTGAGGACCCCGACCGTGTTCGCGCCTCCCAGCGCGCCCGTGGAGAGGATGTCGCGCTCGTCGACTCCCTGCTCTCCGCCGACGAGCGGCGCAGGTCGTCCGGCGTCCGCTTCGACGAGCTGCGCTCCGAGCAGAAGGCGCTCGGCAAGCTCATCCCCAAGGCCTCGGGCGACGAGAAGGCCGAGCTGCTCCAGAAGGCCGGCCGGCTCGCCTCCGACGTCAAGACGGCCGACGCCGAGCAGCACGAGGCGGACGAGGAGACCAAGCGGCTCCTGCAGCAGCTCGGCAACCTCGTGCACCCCGACGTCCCGGTCGGCGGCGAGGAGGACTTCGTCGTCCTGGAGACGCACGGCACGATCCGCGACTTCGGCGCCGAGGGCTTCGAGCCCAAGGACCACCTGGAGCTCGGCGAGGCGCTGGGCGCCATCGACGTCGAGCGCGGCGCCAAGGTGTCCGGCTCGCGCTTCTACTACCTGACGGGTGTCGGCGCGCTCCTGGAGCTCGCCCTCGTCAACGCGGCGATCGCGCAGGCCACGGAGGCCGGCTTCATCCCGATGCTGACCCCGGCGCTGGTCCGCCCGCGCGCCATGGAGGGCACGGGCTTCCTCGGCCAGGCCGCGGAGAACGTGTACCACCTGGAGAAGGACGACTTCTACCTGGTCGGCACCTCCGAGGTCCCGCTCGCGGCGTACCACATGGACGAGATCCTCGACGCGGACAAGCTGCCGCTGCGCTACGCGGGCTTCTCGCCGTGCTTCCGCCGCGAGGCCGGCACGTACGGCAAGGACACCCGGGGCATCTTCCGCGTGCACCAGTTCGACAAGGTCGAGATGTTCTCGTACGTCGATCCGGCGGACGCGGAGAACGAGCACCAGCGGCTCCTCGACTGGGAGAAGCAGTGGCTGACCGGCCTCGGGCTGCCCTTCCAGGTCATCGACGTGGCCTCGGGCGACCTGGGCTCCTCCGCCTCGCGCAAGTTCGACTGCGAGGCGTGGATCCCGACCCAGGGCAAGTACCGCGAGCTGACCTCGGCCTCGAACTGCGACGGCTTCCAGGCCCGCCGGCTGTCGGTGCGCATGCGGGACGGCAAGAAGGTGCAGCCGCTCGCGACGCTGAACGGCACGCTGTGCGCCGTTCCGCGCACGATCGTGGCGATCCTGGAGAACCACCAGCTGGCCGACGGTTCCGTACGGGTGCCCGAGGTGCTGCGTCCATATCTGGGCGGCCGTGAACTGCTGGAGCCGATCTCCAAGTGA
- a CDS encoding SGM_3592 family protein, translating to MAAQAPRGDGRGDGRGDGQSPGEGRGEVAGEVWDELVLDEDFIRSADTAEPSARARMLAARWREGGPDPQPWRSDEPPAGWFFSKARRRRWRRR from the coding sequence ATGGCAGCACAGGCACCACGCGGTGACGGACGTGGCGACGGACGCGGTGACGGGCAGAGCCCCGGCGAAGGCCGGGGGGAGGTTGCCGGGGAGGTCTGGGACGAACTCGTCCTGGACGAGGACTTCATACGGTCCGCCGACACGGCCGAGCCGTCCGCGCGCGCCCGTATGCTCGCCGCCCGCTGGCGCGAGGGCGGCCCCGATCCACAGCCCTGGCGCTCCGACGAGCCGCCCGCGGGATGGTTCTTCAGCAAGGCGCGGCGGCGCAGGTGGCGGCGCCGCTGA
- a CDS encoding ABC transporter permease subunit — MAVEQPQAQVPAPARAGEQTRIHNIGYRNYDGPRLGRAYARRSLYSMSLRGSYGLGRSVKSKVLPMLLFVVMCVPALIMVAVAVATKAKDLPVDYTRYAVIMQAVIGLYVASQGPQSVSRDLRFKTVPLYFSRPIETADYVRAKYAALASALFMLTAAPLLVLYVGALLAKLDFWDQTKGFGQGLVSVALLSLLFAGIGLVISAVTPRRGFGIAAVIAVLTISYGAVSTVQAIAYDQSSTDAIAWLGLFSPITLIDGVQTAFLGATSAFPGGDGPSSGQGVVYLLVVLGLVAGSYGLLMRRYRKVGL; from the coding sequence ATGGCGGTTGAGCAGCCCCAGGCACAGGTCCCGGCTCCGGCCCGCGCGGGCGAGCAGACCCGGATCCACAACATCGGCTACCGCAACTACGACGGCCCGCGCCTGGGCCGCGCGTACGCCCGCCGCTCGCTCTACTCGATGTCCCTGCGCGGCTCGTACGGCCTCGGCCGCTCGGTGAAGTCCAAAGTGCTGCCGATGCTGCTCTTCGTGGTGATGTGCGTCCCCGCACTGATCATGGTCGCGGTCGCCGTCGCCACCAAGGCGAAGGACCTGCCCGTCGACTACACGCGCTACGCGGTCATCATGCAAGCCGTCATCGGCCTGTACGTCGCCTCCCAGGGACCGCAGTCCGTCTCCCGCGACCTGCGCTTCAAGACCGTCCCGCTGTACTTCTCACGCCCCATCGAGACCGCCGACTACGTACGCGCCAAGTACGCGGCGCTCGCCTCGGCGCTGTTCATGCTCACCGCCGCACCGCTGCTCGTGCTGTACGTGGGAGCGCTGCTCGCCAAACTCGACTTCTGGGACCAGACCAAGGGTTTCGGACAAGGGCTCGTCTCCGTGGCACTGCTCTCCCTGCTCTTCGCCGGCATCGGCCTGGTCATCTCGGCGGTCACCCCGCGCCGCGGCTTCGGTATCGCCGCCGTCATCGCCGTGCTGACCATCTCCTACGGAGCGGTGTCCACCGTCCAGGCCATCGCCTACGACCAGTCCAGCACCGACGCGATCGCCTGGCTCGGCCTCTTCTCGCCGATCACGCTGATCGACGGGGTGCAGACCGCCTTCCTGGGAGCCACGTCCGCGTTCCCCGGCGGTGACGGTCCTTCGAGCGGCCAGGGCGTCGTGTATCTGCTCGTCGTCCTCGGACTCGTCGCGGGCAGCTACGGCCTCCTGATGCGCCGCTACCGAAAGGTCGGACTGTGA
- a CDS encoding ABC transporter ATP-binding protein, which translates to MSTLTIDHVSRWFGNVVAVNDITMTIGPGVTGLLGPNGAGKSTLINMMGGFLAPSTGSVTLDGRPTWRNEEIYQQIGIVPEREAMYDFLTGREFVVANAELHGLGDKAAHRALATVEMEYAQDRKISTYSKGMRQRVKMASALVHNPSLLLLDEPFNGMDPRQRMQLMDLLRRMGDEGRTVLFSSHILEEVEQLASHIEVIVAGRHAASGDFRRIRRLMTDRPHRYLVRSSDDRALAAALIADPSTSGIEVDLQEGALRIQAVDFPRFTALLPRVARDHGIRLLTVSPSDESLESVFSYLVAA; encoded by the coding sequence ATGAGCACCCTCACCATCGACCACGTCTCGCGCTGGTTCGGCAACGTGGTGGCCGTCAACGACATCACCATGACCATCGGCCCCGGCGTCACCGGCCTGCTCGGCCCGAACGGCGCCGGAAAGTCCACCCTCATCAACATGATGGGCGGCTTCCTGGCCCCCTCCACCGGCTCCGTCACCCTCGACGGCCGGCCGACCTGGCGCAACGAGGAGATCTACCAGCAGATCGGCATCGTCCCCGAGCGCGAGGCGATGTACGACTTCCTCACGGGCCGCGAATTCGTCGTCGCCAACGCCGAGTTGCACGGCCTCGGAGACAAGGCCGCGCACCGGGCCCTCGCCACGGTCGAGATGGAGTACGCGCAGGACCGGAAGATCTCGACGTACTCCAAGGGCATGCGCCAGCGCGTGAAGATGGCCTCCGCGCTCGTCCACAACCCCTCGCTGCTGCTGCTCGACGAGCCCTTCAACGGCATGGACCCGCGCCAGCGCATGCAGCTGATGGACCTGCTGCGGCGGATGGGCGACGAGGGCCGCACGGTCCTCTTCTCGTCGCACATCCTGGAGGAGGTCGAGCAGCTCGCCTCGCACATCGAGGTGATCGTCGCCGGACGGCACGCGGCGAGCGGCGACTTCCGCCGGATCCGCCGCCTGATGACCGACCGCCCGCACCGCTATCTGGTCCGCTCCAGCGACGACCGCGCGCTCGCGGCGGCGCTCATCGCCGACCCGTCGACGTCCGGCATCGAGGTGGACCTCCAGGAGGGCGCCCTGCGCATCCAGGCCGTCGACTTCCCGCGCTTCACGGCACTGCTGCCGCGCGTGGCCCGCGACCACGGCATCCGACTGCTCACGGTCTCGCCGTCCGACGAGTCCCTTGAGTCCGTCTTCTCGTATCTCGTCGCGGCGTAG
- a CDS encoding ABC transporter permease codes for MYDPTVARLTYRGLLGRRRALILGALPVLLIVISAAVRGFTGADDQVAADVLGGFALATMVPIIGVIAGTGAIGPEIDDGSVVYLLAKPVKRPTIIFTKLIVAIAVTMVFSAVPTFLAGLILNGNGQQVAVAYTVAALVASIAYAALFLLLGTITRHAVVFGLVYALVWEALFGTLVSGAKTLSVQQWSLAVAHKVSGGDLVTSDVGLTTGTVLLVVVTVAATWFAGQKLRTLTLAGEE; via the coding sequence ATGTACGACCCCACAGTCGCCCGGCTCACCTACCGCGGCCTCCTCGGCCGCCGCCGGGCCCTCATCCTGGGCGCCCTGCCCGTCCTGCTGATCGTCATCTCCGCGGCCGTACGCGGCTTCACGGGCGCCGACGACCAGGTGGCCGCGGACGTCCTCGGCGGCTTCGCGCTCGCCACGATGGTGCCCATCATCGGCGTCATCGCGGGCACCGGCGCGATCGGCCCGGAGATCGACGACGGCTCGGTCGTCTACCTGCTCGCCAAGCCGGTCAAGCGCCCCACGATCATCTTCACCAAGCTGATCGTCGCCATCGCCGTCACCATGGTGTTCTCAGCGGTCCCGACGTTCCTCGCCGGGCTGATCCTCAACGGCAACGGCCAGCAGGTCGCCGTCGCCTACACCGTGGCCGCGCTGGTCGCCTCGATCGCGTACGCCGCGCTCTTCCTGCTGCTCGGCACCATCACGCGGCACGCGGTGGTCTTCGGGCTCGTGTACGCCCTCGTGTGGGAGGCGCTCTTCGGGACGCTGGTCTCCGGGGCGAAGACGCTCAGCGTCCAGCAGTGGTCGCTCGCGGTGGCCCACAAGGTCTCCGGCGGCGATCTCGTCACCTCGGACGTGGGTCTCACCACCGGCACGGTGCTGCTGGTCGTGGTGACCGTCGCCGCCACCTGGTTCGCGGGACAGAAGCTGCGGACGCTGACGCTGGCCGGCGAGGAGTAG
- the efeB gene encoding iron uptake transporter deferrochelatase/peroxidase subunit — MAEQSTPKTPVPKTPAPKSPVSNTPASEPSSSGVVSRRRLLGTAGAAGLALGAVGGAAGYAAAPAAPTADRTALLNSVGADEAMFHGKHQPGITNALQAKGHLVAFDLAAGASRKEAAALLRRWSTTAERLMAGEASANDDTDVARDAGPSSLTVTFGFGHSFFARTGLEKQRPIALDPLPDFSSDHLDKARSNGDLWVQIGANDSLVAFHALRAIQQDAGRAAKVRWQMNGFNRSPGATTRPLTARNLMGQIDGTRNPKPSESDFDRRIFVPDAGDPAWMAGGSYAVVRRIRMLLDDWEKLSVTDQEDVIGRRKSDGAPLSSGTGGTETTAMDLEKTGGDGKLLVPINAHARITRPDENGGAAMLRRPFSFHDGIDADGVPDAGLLFVCWQADPLRGFVPVQRKLDRGDALSTFIRHESSGLFAVPGGAAKGEYVGQKLLEG, encoded by the coding sequence ATGGCTGAACAGTCCACTCCGAAGACCCCTGTTCCGAAAACCCCTGCTCCGAAGAGCCCTGTTTCGAATACCCCTGCTTCGGAGCCCTCCTCCAGCGGTGTCGTCTCACGGCGGCGTCTGCTCGGCACCGCCGGTGCCGCGGGCCTCGCGCTCGGCGCGGTGGGCGGAGCCGCCGGTTACGCCGCCGCGCCCGCCGCACCCACCGCCGACCGGACCGCGCTCCTCAACTCGGTGGGCGCGGACGAGGCGATGTTTCACGGGAAACATCAGCCGGGCATCACGAACGCCCTGCAGGCCAAGGGCCATCTCGTCGCCTTCGACCTGGCGGCGGGCGCGAGCCGCAAGGAGGCGGCGGCCCTGCTGCGGCGCTGGTCGACGACCGCCGAGCGGCTGATGGCGGGCGAGGCGTCCGCGAACGACGACACGGACGTGGCGCGCGACGCCGGACCCTCGTCCCTCACGGTCACCTTCGGCTTCGGCCACAGCTTCTTCGCCCGTACGGGACTGGAGAAGCAGCGCCCGATCGCCCTCGACCCGCTGCCCGACTTCTCGTCGGACCATCTCGACAAGGCCCGCAGCAACGGCGACCTGTGGGTCCAGATCGGCGCGAACGACTCCCTCGTCGCCTTCCACGCCTTGCGCGCGATCCAGCAGGACGCGGGCCGGGCGGCCAAGGTGCGCTGGCAGATGAACGGCTTCAACCGCTCGCCCGGCGCCACCACACGCCCGCTGACGGCCCGCAATCTGATGGGGCAGATCGACGGCACCCGAAATCCCAAGCCCTCGGAGTCCGACTTCGACCGGCGGATCTTCGTGCCCGACGCGGGCGACCCGGCGTGGATGGCGGGCGGTTCCTACGCCGTCGTACGCCGTATCCGGATGCTCCTCGACGACTGGGAGAAGCTCTCCGTCACGGACCAGGAGGACGTGATCGGGCGCCGGAAGTCCGACGGGGCACCGCTGTCCAGCGGCACCGGCGGCACCGAGACGACCGCGATGGATCTGGAGAAGACCGGCGGCGACGGAAAGCTGCTCGTCCCCATCAACGCGCACGCCCGGATCACCCGTCCCGACGAGAACGGCGGCGCGGCGATGCTCCGCCGGCCCTTCTCCTTCCACGACGGCATCGACGCGGACGGTGTGCCGGACGCGGGGCTGCTCTTCGTCTGCTGGCAGGCCGACCCGTTGCGCGGTTTCGTACCGGTGCAGCGCAAGCTCGACCGCGGGGACGCGCTGTCCACCTTCATCCGGCACGAGTCGAGCGGTCTGTTCGCGGTGCCGGGCGGGGCGGCGAAGGGGGAGTACGTGGGACAGAAGTTGCTGGAGGGCTGA
- a CDS encoding ABC transporter ATP-binding protein yields the protein MIATESLSKRFPRVTALDRLSVDVGPGVTGLVGANGAGKSTLIKILLGLSPATEGRAAVLGLDVATRGGDIRERVGYMPEHDCLPPDVSATEFVVHMARMSGLPPAAARERTADTLRHVGLYEERYRPIGGYSTGMKQRVKLAQALVHDPQLVFLDEPTNGLDPVGRDEMLGLIRRIHTDFGISVLVTSHLLGELERTCDHVVVIDGGKLLRSSSTTDFTQRTAILAVEVTDTDEHPDGTGALREALHARDVETHDGSGLPGAGHILLLTAQGEETYDLVRDVVADLGLGLVRMEQRRHHIAEVFKDSDEQAARDAEARSALKDGDEQRKEAVGHGG from the coding sequence GTGATCGCGACCGAAAGCCTGAGCAAGCGGTTCCCCAGGGTGACCGCTCTTGACCGGCTCTCCGTGGACGTCGGGCCCGGTGTGACCGGACTCGTCGGAGCCAACGGAGCCGGCAAGTCCACACTGATCAAGATCCTGCTGGGGCTGTCCCCCGCCACCGAGGGCCGCGCCGCGGTGCTCGGACTCGATGTCGCCACCAGGGGCGGCGACATCCGGGAGCGCGTCGGATACATGCCCGAGCACGACTGCCTGCCGCCCGACGTCTCGGCCACCGAGTTCGTCGTCCACATGGCGCGCATGTCCGGCCTGCCCCCGGCGGCGGCCCGCGAGCGCACCGCGGACACGCTGCGCCACGTCGGCCTCTACGAGGAGCGGTACCGCCCCATCGGCGGTTACTCGACGGGCATGAAGCAGCGCGTGAAGCTCGCGCAGGCGCTGGTCCACGACCCGCAGCTGGTCTTCCTCGACGAGCCGACGAACGGCCTCGACCCGGTCGGCCGCGACGAGATGCTCGGCCTGATCCGCCGTATCCACACCGACTTCGGCATCTCCGTCCTGGTCACCTCGCACCTGCTCGGCGAGCTGGAGCGCACCTGCGACCACGTCGTCGTCATCGACGGCGGCAAGCTCCTGCGGTCCAGCTCCACCACGGACTTCACCCAGCGCACCGCGATCCTCGCGGTCGAGGTCACCGACACGGACGAGCACCCGGACGGCACCGGCGCACTGCGCGAGGCGCTCCACGCGCGCGATGTCGAGACCCACGACGGCAGCGGACTGCCGGGCGCGGGCCACATCCTCCTGCTCACCGCGCAGGGCGAGGAGACGTACGACCTCGTCCGGGACGTCGTCGCCGACCTGGGCCTCGGTCTGGTGCGCATGGAGCAGCGCAGGCACCACATCGCGGAGGTCTTCAAGGACAGCGACGAGCAGGCAGCCAGGGACGCCGAAGCCCGGTCGGCCCTGAAGGACGGCGACGAACAGCGGAAGGAGGCGGTCGGCCATGGCGGTTGA
- a CDS encoding copper resistance CopC/CopD family protein, translated as MSQTTAPRVRTLLLLLLAVTGALLAGAVPVSAHAALTGSDPQQGTVVAEAPAQVSLTFSEQVAMSDGSVRVLDPKGKRVDTGKTSGQGGNTYAVKLHSGLPDGTFTVTYQVVSADSHPVAGAFTFSIGAPSTTTVAVSDQEAGGGLVGGLYGFARYVSYAGFILLVGGSAFVLACWQRGTGVRAVQRLVVSGWLALTGATLAMLMLRGSYTGSGKFGDVFDLNLLSDVLQTKTGAALVSRLLLLAAAALFIAVLFGAYEKREDEEEKGDLTFGLAIGGFVVAAGLAATWAMAEHASTGLQAGIAMPADVLHLLAVAVWLGGLSTLLVALYRAPSIEESAVRRFSQVAFGSVAVLVVTGIYQSWRQVGSWSALTGTWYGQLLMIKVGLVVVLVGIAWFSRRWTARLAQTPAPAKERVKASVGASASASASASKKSNGSAGSSGSTGSAGSSGGKGSKSSKGAKASNSSKGAKGSKASAGAGESPEEKEKVPAGGEGGNGGGGKRAAQLARQRAAVAVARDKRLRDADPVRSGLRRSVLAEAGVAVVLLAVTTVLTSTEPGRTEEEAKAATAAASAEQTGEALSLDIPFDTGGQDGKGIARVELDPARVGGNDMHVYVERPNGKAFDIPEVKVAFTLKAKDIGPLPVVPDRIATGHWTASGVQIPMAGSWQIEVTVRTSDIDQVTVDKNAQIG; from the coding sequence TTGAGCCAGACCACCGCTCCCCGTGTGCGGACGCTGTTGCTGCTGCTCCTCGCCGTCACCGGCGCGCTCCTCGCCGGGGCCGTGCCCGTCTCCGCGCACGCCGCCCTGACCGGGAGCGACCCCCAGCAGGGAACGGTGGTCGCCGAGGCTCCCGCCCAGGTGTCGCTCACCTTCTCCGAGCAGGTCGCGATGTCCGACGGCTCGGTGCGCGTGCTCGACCCCAAGGGCAAGCGCGTCGACACGGGCAAGACGTCCGGGCAGGGCGGCAACACGTACGCCGTGAAGCTGCACTCCGGCCTGCCCGACGGCACGTTCACCGTGACCTACCAGGTGGTGTCGGCGGACAGCCATCCCGTCGCCGGCGCCTTCACCTTCTCCATCGGGGCGCCCTCCACGACCACCGTCGCCGTCTCCGACCAGGAGGCCGGCGGCGGGCTCGTGGGCGGCCTCTACGGCTTCGCGCGCTACGTCTCGTACGCGGGATTCATCCTGCTCGTCGGCGGCTCGGCCTTCGTGCTGGCCTGCTGGCAGCGCGGCACCGGTGTACGGGCGGTGCAGCGCCTCGTCGTCTCCGGGTGGCTCGCCCTGACCGGGGCCACGCTCGCCATGCTGATGCTGCGCGGGTCGTACACCGGCTCGGGGAAGTTCGGGGACGTCTTCGACCTGAACCTGCTCAGCGACGTGCTGCAGACCAAGACGGGCGCCGCCCTGGTGTCGAGGCTGCTGCTGCTCGCCGCGGCCGCGCTGTTCATCGCCGTGCTCTTCGGGGCGTACGAGAAGCGCGAGGACGAGGAGGAGAAGGGCGACCTGACTTTCGGGCTCGCCATCGGCGGGTTCGTCGTGGCGGCCGGTCTCGCCGCGACCTGGGCGATGGCCGAGCACGCCTCGACCGGTCTCCAGGCGGGGATCGCGATGCCCGCCGACGTGCTGCATCTGCTCGCCGTCGCGGTCTGGCTGGGCGGGCTGTCGACGTTGCTGGTGGCTCTCTACCGGGCACCGTCGATCGAGGAGTCCGCCGTGCGGCGCTTCTCCCAGGTCGCGTTCGGCAGCGTGGCCGTGCTGGTCGTGACCGGGATCTACCAGTCGTGGCGGCAGGTCGGCTCGTGGTCCGCGCTCACCGGGACCTGGTACGGGCAACTGCTGATGATCAAGGTCGGCCTGGTGGTCGTCCTCGTCGGTATCGCGTGGTTCTCGCGGCGCTGGACCGCCCGGCTGGCGCAGACGCCGGCGCCTGCCAAGGAGCGGGTGAAGGCCTCGGTCGGGGCTTCGGCTTCGGCTTCGGCTTCGGCTTCCAAGAAGTCGAACGGTTCGGCCGGATCGTCCGGATCGACGGGCTCGGCGGGATCGTCCGGGGGCAAGGGGTCCAAGAGCTCCAAGGGAGCCAAGGCGTCCAACAGCTCCAAGGGGGCCAAGGGCTCCAAAGCGTCCGCCGGGGCCGGGGAGAGCCCGGAGGAGAAGGAGAAGGTCCCCGCGGGCGGCGAAGGCGGGAACGGGGGCGGCGGCAAGCGGGCCGCCCAGCTGGCCCGGCAGCGGGCCGCGGTGGCCGTCGCGCGCGACAAGCGCCTGCGCGACGCCGACCCCGTCCGCTCGGGCCTGCGCCGCTCGGTGCTCGCCGAGGCGGGCGTCGCGGTCGTCCTGCTGGCCGTCACCACCGTGCTCACGTCCACCGAACCGGGGCGTACGGAGGAGGAGGCGAAGGCCGCCACCGCCGCCGCGTCCGCGGAGCAGACCGGTGAGGCGCTGTCGCTGGACATCCCGTTCGACACGGGCGGTCAGGACGGCAAGGGGATAGCCCGCGTCGAACTGGACCCGGCCCGCGTCGGCGGCAACGACATGCACGTCTACGTGGAGCGGCCGAACGGCAAGGCCTTCGACATTCCCGAGGTCAAGGTCGCCTTCACCCTCAAGGCGAAGGACATCGGACCGCTGCCCGTGGTCCCCGACCGCATCGCCACCGGACACTGGACGGCGAGCGGGGTGCAGATCCCCATGGCGGGCAGCTGGCAGATCGAGGTGACCGTGCGGACGTCCGACATCGACCAGGTGACCGTGGACAAGAACGCGCAGATCGGCTGA